A part of Eubacterium sp. AB3007 genomic DNA contains:
- a CDS encoding PASTA domain-containing protein — MDSRETIWKGWTIEERIGSGGAGDVYKIRRDEYGLVSYAAMKIIEIPRDPREVAELRASGMEDADIRHYYRELVGSLRKEIQIMEDLKGAPNIVSIEDYVIREHQDEIGWSIYIRMELLQSISDYRQRTGGLTLEEVLQLGVDMCTALENCREAGITHRDVKPDNIFRSRYGTFKLGDFGIARQLDSMTLRMHTHKGTTTYMAPEVIRKEKYDASVDLYSLGLVLYRYLNHNRMPYMPQYPERISPEDFAAALEARLSGVQMLPPTQADEELAAFVLKACAYAPEERYQSPEEFRSDLNRYLYSLREKHRAPGGAVPKDMYVAYDPQNMKQSFGEERTGLAGEETKTMVGSQMPETEELPPSVPPGEDPDQRQERPAEQEHHPKRPGLSRKWKALLIVALVFGVLAGGFVYLQTQYTRVPNVAKLPKSEAKAAIEKAGLTMGVDGKEYSDEVARNAIIRQSPEHGSIRRKQTVVHVVISKGTNKVTVPDLVGRTREEAEAALEEAHLKARVELTNNILKSSGVVEQSVDPGSRVLRGTEVTITVNESTVRDHLDHWFGGADGIGDNGDGDNGFGDNGFGSNDSDEESEED; from the coding sequence ATGGACAGCAGGGAGACTATCTGGAAAGGATGGACCATCGAGGAGCGCATCGGCAGCGGGGGCGCCGGTGACGTATACAAGATCCGGCGGGACGAGTACGGTCTCGTCTCTTATGCTGCCATGAAGATCATTGAGATCCCCCGGGATCCGAGAGAGGTGGCCGAGCTCAGAGCCAGCGGCATGGAGGATGCAGATATCCGGCATTACTACCGGGAGCTGGTGGGAAGCCTGCGGAAGGAGATCCAGATCATGGAGGACCTGAAGGGGGCACCCAACATCGTATCTATCGAGGACTACGTGATCCGGGAGCATCAGGATGAGATCGGTTGGAGCATCTATATACGGATGGAGCTTTTGCAGAGCATCAGCGACTACCGTCAGCGCACCGGCGGCCTGACGCTGGAGGAGGTGCTCCAGCTGGGGGTGGATATGTGCACGGCGCTGGAAAACTGCAGGGAAGCAGGGATCACTCACCGGGATGTTAAGCCGGATAACATCTTCCGCAGTCGGTACGGCACCTTCAAGCTGGGGGATTTTGGTATTGCCCGGCAGCTGGATTCCATGACCCTGAGGATGCACACCCATAAGGGAACGACCACCTATATGGCGCCAGAGGTGATCCGGAAGGAGAAGTACGATGCGTCTGTGGATCTGTATTCGCTGGGCCTGGTGCTGTACCGCTATCTGAACCATAACCGAATGCCGTATATGCCCCAGTACCCGGAACGAATCAGTCCGGAGGATTTTGCCGCGGCTCTGGAGGCCCGGCTGTCGGGAGTACAGATGCTCCCGCCGACTCAGGCCGACGAGGAACTGGCGGCGTTCGTTTTGAAGGCCTGTGCGTATGCTCCGGAGGAGCGGTATCAGAGTCCGGAGGAATTCCGGTCGGATCTGAATCGGTATCTCTACAGCCTGCGGGAGAAGCATCGTGCTCCGGGAGGGGCGGTGCCAAAGGATATGTATGTTGCCTACGATCCGCAGAATATGAAACAGTCCTTTGGAGAGGAACGCACCGGACTTGCCGGAGAAGAGACAAAGACCATGGTCGGTTCACAGATGCCGGAAACGGAAGAGCTGCCGCCGTCGGTACCACCGGGAGAAGATCCTGACCAGAGGCAGGAACGTCCGGCAGAGCAGGAGCACCATCCAAAGCGGCCAGGCCTGTCACGAAAATGGAAGGCCCTGCTGATCGTGGCACTGGTGTTTGGGGTGCTGGCGGGAGGCTTTGTGTATCTGCAGACACAGTACACACGCGTGCCGAACGTGGCGAAGCTGCCGAAGTCCGAGGCGAAGGCCGCCATCGAGAAGGCCGGGCTCACCATGGGGGTGGATGGGAAGGAATACTCCGATGAAGTGGCCAGGAACGCCATCATCCGTCAGTCGCCGGAGCATGGGAGCATCCGCAGAAAACAGACCGTGGTACACGTGGTGATCAGCAAAGGAACCAACAAGGTGACTGTACCTGATCTGGTCGGCCGGACGAGAGAAGAGGCAGAGGCGGCGCTGGAGGAGGCCCACCTGAAAGCCCGGGTGGAACTCACCAACAATATTCTGAAAAGCTCCGGGGTCGTGGAGCAGTCGGTGGACCCGGGGAGCAGGGTGCTCCGGGGCACAGAGGTGACCATCACCGTCAACGAAAGCACCGTCCGCGACCACCTGGACCACTGGTTCGGCGGTGCGGACGGCATTGGTGATAACGGTGACGGTGATAATGGCTTTGGTGATAACGGCTTTGGCAGTAACGATAGCGATGAGGAGAGTGAAGAAGATTAA
- a CDS encoding acetyl-CoA hydrolase/transferase family protein: protein MYKVSALEEEYKRKLITADEAAAMVRPGDRVHYGLGCGSVVDIDKALAKRADELHGVEVLSTVTIREKPFAIYEATDSNEQVKFASAHFSAYDRMMAKNGRCWYIPMLFSELPMYWINNPAGIDIAMFQVAPMDSHGNFNLGPQVADMWGVIKAAKKIIVEVNENMPIALGHQTQLNLYGIDYVVEGSNSPLAELPDKQGSKIDRMIASHVVERIKSHSTLQLGIGALPSTIGKMLAESDVRNINGHTEMFVDAYVDLFEAGKLTGNKNVDKGKAVYTFAGGTKRLYDFIDNNPICCNAPVNYVNNVHIISSIKNFVSVNSCIQVDLYGQVCSETVGHQQISGTGGQLDFVMGAFQSDGGKSFICTPSTRKLPDGTVESLIAPMLKPGAIVTTPRMATHYIVTEYGAADLKGKSTWERAEALINIAHPDFRDDLIKNAEKMGIWKYTSKTSF from the coding sequence ATGTATAAGGTATCTGCACTCGAAGAAGAATATAAGAGGAAACTAATCACCGCCGATGAGGCGGCGGCCATGGTCCGGCCTGGTGACCGCGTCCACTACGGACTGGGCTGCGGCTCGGTCGTAGACATCGACAAGGCCCTTGCCAAGCGTGCAGATGAACTGCACGGCGTGGAGGTGCTGAGCACCGTCACTATCCGGGAGAAACCCTTCGCTATCTATGAGGCCACCGATTCCAACGAACAGGTGAAGTTCGCCTCTGCCCATTTCAGTGCCTATGACCGCATGATGGCCAAGAACGGCCGTTGCTGGTACATCCCTATGCTTTTCTCCGAGCTGCCCATGTACTGGATCAACAACCCTGCGGGCATCGACATCGCCATGTTCCAGGTAGCCCCCATGGACAGCCACGGCAACTTCAACCTGGGTCCACAGGTAGCGGACATGTGGGGTGTCATCAAGGCCGCCAAGAAGATCATCGTGGAAGTTAACGAGAACATGCCCATCGCTTTGGGTCACCAGACTCAGCTGAACCTGTACGGCATCGACTACGTGGTCGAGGGCTCCAATTCACCTCTGGCGGAGCTGCCAGATAAGCAGGGCTCCAAGATCGACCGCATGATCGCCTCCCATGTAGTAGAGCGCATCAAGTCCCACAGCACACTGCAGCTGGGGATCGGTGCCCTGCCATCCACCATCGGCAAGATGCTGGCGGAATCCGACGTGCGTAACATCAACGGCCACACCGAGATGTTCGTAGACGCTTACGTGGATCTGTTTGAGGCTGGTAAACTCACCGGAAACAAGAACGTAGACAAGGGGAAAGCAGTATACACCTTTGCCGGCGGAACCAAGCGGCTGTATGATTTCATCGACAACAACCCCATCTGCTGCAACGCGCCGGTGAACTACGTCAATAACGTACACATCATCTCCAGCATCAAGAACTTTGTGTCCGTCAACAGCTGCATCCAGGTCGACCTATACGGCCAGGTATGTTCCGAGACCGTGGGACACCAGCAGATCTCCGGCACCGGCGGCCAGCTGGACTTTGTTATGGGAGCCTTCCAGTCGGATGGGGGCAAGAGCTTCATCTGCACGCCGTCCACCAGGAAACTTCCGGACGGCACCGTGGAGTCTCTCATTGCCCCGATGCTGAAGCCGGGAGCCATCGTCACCACCCCGCGCATGGCCACCCACTACATCGTCACCGAGTACGGCGCGGCAGACCTGAAGGGAAAGTCCACCTGGGAGCGCGCAGAGGCGCTGATCAACATCGCCCATCCTGACTTCCGGGACGACCTCATCAAGAACGCCGAGAAGATGGGAATCTGGAAATACACCAGTAAGACATCTTTCTAG
- a CDS encoding VanZ family protein, whose amino-acid sequence MSIVITSWLFLLLSAILIIIVGLIRISRSGISKTNETLALGAFSFYICIVVSVTLLPIRIPGEIPYDFEYNLNPLEMLSVFYNRGMLVSALENVLLFMPISLLGFFAHVKWVNSIKASILTAFLLSLIIELLQGLEGYFMIAEGSMPVMDITDIITNTIGGFAGYIICYFYRKQHIVESE is encoded by the coding sequence ATGAGTATCGTGATCACTTCATGGCTGTTTCTACTGCTATCAGCTATTCTCATAATAATAGTGGGATTGATTCGAATAAGTCGTTCTGGTATATCGAAAACAAATGAGACGTTGGCTTTAGGGGCCTTTTCTTTTTACATTTGTATTGTGGTTTCCGTAACGCTATTACCGATTAGGATACCTGGAGAAATACCTTATGACTTTGAGTATAATTTGAATCCTTTGGAAATGCTTAGTGTTTTTTATAATAGGGGTATGTTAGTATCTGCGTTGGAGAATGTTCTTCTCTTTATGCCGATATCATTACTTGGTTTTTTTGCGCATGTAAAGTGGGTGAACTCTATAAAAGCTAGTATATTAACCGCATTTCTCCTGTCTTTGATAATAGAACTGTTACAAGGGTTAGAAGGGTATTTCATGATCGCAGAAGGCTCCATGCCAGTTATGGATATAACAGACATAATAACGAACACTATAGGTGGATTTGCGGGGTATATTATTTGTTATTTCTACAGGAAACAACATATTGTAGAGTCCGAATGA
- the purB gene encoding adenylosuccinate lyase — translation MPNTSEYTSPLSERYPSKDMKFLFSSDYKFRTWRRLWIALAEAEKELGLDITQEQIDELKAHAEDINYDVAKAREKEVRHDVMSHVYAYGQQCPSAKGIIHLGATSCYVGDNTDMIIMAQALKLIRRKLINAIAQLADFAEEYKDLPCLAYTHYQAAQPTTVGKRATLWLNDLVMDLGDLDYVLGSLRMLGSKGTTGTQASFMELFGGDHEKCKALDQKIAQKMGFDACYPVSGQTYSRKVDSRVLNVLAGIAQSAHKFSNDIRLLQHQKEVEEPFEKNQIGSSAMAYKRNPMRSERMASLANYVMADAMNPQITAATQWFERTLDDSANKRISVSEAFLATDSILELYINITSGLVVYPKVIEAHLMAELPFMATENIMMDAVKAGGDRQELHERIRTLSMQAARTVKEEGKPNDLIDRIAADPAFGVTKEDLEKVLKPANYVGRAPRQTEEYLTEVIRPLLAENEADLGLTAEINV, via the coding sequence ATGCCAAACACCAGCGAATATACCAGCCCGTTGTCGGAGAGATATCCGAGCAAGGACATGAAGTTCCTGTTCTCCTCGGATTACAAGTTCCGGACGTGGCGCAGGCTCTGGATCGCTCTGGCCGAAGCCGAGAAGGAACTGGGCCTGGACATCACCCAGGAACAGATCGATGAGCTGAAGGCCCATGCAGAGGACATCAACTACGACGTCGCCAAGGCCCGGGAGAAGGAGGTCCGCCATGACGTCATGTCCCACGTGTACGCCTACGGACAGCAGTGCCCGTCCGCCAAGGGGATCATCCACCTTGGGGCTACCTCTTGCTATGTGGGCGATAACACTGATATGATCATCATGGCCCAGGCCCTGAAGCTCATCCGCCGGAAGCTGATCAATGCCATCGCCCAGCTGGCGGATTTCGCCGAGGAATACAAGGATCTGCCCTGCCTGGCCTACACTCACTACCAGGCGGCGCAGCCCACCACCGTAGGCAAGCGGGCCACCCTGTGGCTGAACGACCTGGTGATGGATCTGGGTGACCTGGACTACGTCCTGGGCAGCCTCAGAATGCTTGGTTCCAAGGGAACCACCGGCACCCAGGCCTCTTTCATGGAGCTGTTCGGCGGCGACCACGAGAAATGCAAGGCGCTGGACCAGAAGATCGCCCAGAAGATGGGCTTCGATGCCTGCTACCCGGTGTCCGGGCAGACCTACTCCCGGAAGGTGGACAGCCGCGTGCTGAACGTGTTGGCGGGCATCGCTCAGTCGGCCCACAAGTTCTCCAACGACATCCGTCTGCTGCAGCACCAGAAGGAAGTGGAAGAACCTTTTGAGAAGAACCAGATCGGCTCCTCGGCCATGGCCTACAAGCGGAACCCCATGCGCTCTGAGCGGATGGCCTCCCTGGCCAACTACGTGATGGCCGATGCCATGAACCCCCAGATCACCGCTGCCACCCAGTGGTTCGAGCGGACGCTGGACGACTCTGCCAACAAGCGGATCAGCGTATCTGAGGCATTCCTGGCGACCGACAGTATCCTGGAGCTTTATATCAACATCACGAGCGGCCTGGTGGTCTACCCCAAGGTCATCGAGGCGCACCTGATGGCGGAGCTGCCCTTCATGGCCACCGAGAACATCATGATGGACGCGGTGAAAGCCGGCGGCGACCGGCAGGAGCTCCACGAGCGGATCCGGACCCTGTCCATGCAAGCGGCCCGCACCGTCAAGGAAGAGGGCAAGCCCAACGATCTCATCGACCGCATCGCCGCGGATCCCGCCTTTGGTGTCACCAAGGAGGATCTGGAGAAGGTACTCAAGCCGGCCAATTACGTGGGCCGCGCGCCCAGACAGACCGAGGAGTATCTGACCGAGGTGATCCGTCCGCTGCTGGCCGAGAACGAGGCAGACCTGGGACTCACCGCAGAGATCAACGTATAG
- the alr gene encoding alanine racemase: MYKEALRPVWAEINLSNFDYNVKQIRAKIGPDREFIGVIKADAYGHGAIQCAQVLRENGVKTFAIATLQEAITLREAGAQERIICLGLTPDMYADTLVQYGITPVVCESGNAKAINDAAAAAGVTVDCLIAVDTGMGRIGYLADDTEYAVEDVKKIAALPNIRIFGLFSHMATADAYDKTFSHEQEARYIRFYEALTAAGIYVPFRTLANSASIMELPTVHYDGCRPGIILYGQYPSHEVDRNAFHIKPVMQVKANIVHLKDVPVGFSCGYGRKFIAQRPSRIATIALGYADGYPRPYSAQAKVIVNGVVCPIAGNICMDQCMIDVTDVPEVHVGDEVIVMGTDGVNTIDADYIADATGTINYEITCAFGQRLPKVFVK, encoded by the coding sequence ATGTACAAAGAAGCACTCAGACCCGTCTGGGCCGAAATCAACCTTAGTAATTTCGATTACAACGTCAAGCAGATCAGAGCCAAGATCGGACCGGACAGAGAGTTCATCGGGGTCATCAAGGCGGACGCCTATGGCCACGGCGCGATCCAGTGCGCCCAGGTCCTGCGCGAGAACGGTGTGAAGACCTTCGCCATCGCCACCCTGCAGGAGGCGATCACGCTGCGGGAAGCCGGCGCTCAGGAGCGCATCATCTGCCTGGGACTGACTCCGGACATGTATGCGGACACCCTGGTCCAGTATGGCATCACCCCTGTCGTCTGTGAGTCCGGCAACGCCAAGGCAATCAACGACGCCGCTGCCGCTGCCGGTGTCACCGTGGACTGCCTCATCGCCGTAGATACCGGCATGGGCCGCATCGGCTACCTGGCGGATGACACCGAGTACGCCGTGGAGGATGTGAAGAAGATCGCGGCACTGCCCAACATCCGCATCTTTGGACTGTTCTCTCACATGGCCACCGCGGACGCTTACGACAAGACCTTCTCTCACGAGCAGGAGGCCAGATACATCCGTTTCTACGAGGCACTGACTGCGGCTGGCATCTACGTGCCTTTCCGCACCCTGGCCAACTCCGCCTCCATCATGGAGCTGCCCACCGTCCACTACGACGGCTGCCGCCCGGGAATCATTCTCTACGGCCAGTATCCTTCCCACGAGGTGGACAGGAACGCCTTCCACATCAAGCCGGTGATGCAGGTGAAAGCCAACATTGTCCACCTGAAGGACGTACCTGTAGGATTCAGCTGCGGCTATGGACGCAAGTTCATCGCCCAGCGTCCTTCCCGCATCGCCACCATCGCCCTGGGGTACGCGGATGGGTATCCCCGCCCCTACTCGGCACAGGCCAAGGTCATCGTGAACGGTGTGGTCTGCCCCATCGCAGGGAACATCTGTATGGACCAGTGCATGATCGACGTCACGGACGTGCCTGAGGTCCATGTAGGCGACGAGGTCATCGTCATGGGCACCGACGGCGTCAACACCATCGATGCCGATTACATCGCCGATGCCACCGGCACCATCAACTACGAGATCACCTGCGCGTTCGGTCAGAGACTGCCGAAGGTGTTTGTGAAATAA
- a CDS encoding ferredoxin family protein → MSKRKKLCIEPSWCKGCGYCAEFCPKKVLVIKHEKVVIENPDDCIHCGLCENRCPDYAIWVEEA, encoded by the coding sequence ATGAGCAAGAGAAAGAAACTATGCATAGAGCCCTCCTGGTGCAAGGGATGCGGATACTGTGCCGAGTTTTGTCCCAAGAAAGTACTTGTCATCAAGCATGAGAAGGTAGTCATCGAAAACCCTGATGACTGTATCCACTGCGGACTTTGCGAGAATCGCTGTCCGGACTATGCGATCTGGGTAGAGGAGGCATAA
- a CDS encoding 2-oxoacid:acceptor oxidoreductase subunit alpha, translated as MAEKQKRFQLLQGNEACVEGAIAAGMRFYAGYPITPSTEIAERCALRLPQVGGKFMQMEDEIAGIAAALGASVAGKKAMTATSGPGFSLKQENIGYATIAEIPIVIVDVMRSGPSTGLPTSPSQGDVMQAKWGTHGDHPVIAICPASVQDTYNQTVRAFNLSERFRTPVILLMDEIVGHMREGCELIPTEELEIHNRDTHMINSQPYAFGENQYVPHATAFGEGNLYNITGLFHDETGFPTNDNQKAGEQNARIMEKIKVYKYSGILDFEEYQMEDAEIGIVCYGGTTRAVLDAVDELRDMGYAVGMFRPVTLWPFPEHELVERAKQLRRLLVVEHNYGQVLLTVEGIIKGDTSVEFVGKVNGTAISPKEIIRKVEEGEE; from the coding sequence ATGGCAGAGAAGCAGAAGAGATTCCAGTTATTACAGGGAAACGAAGCCTGTGTCGAGGGCGCCATCGCCGCCGGCATGCGCTTCTATGCAGGTTATCCCATCACGCCGTCTACGGAGATCGCAGAGCGTTGCGCCCTGCGCCTTCCCCAGGTAGGCGGCAAGTTCATGCAGATGGAGGATGAGATCGCGGGCATCGCCGCCGCGCTGGGCGCATCCGTCGCCGGCAAGAAGGCCATGACCGCCACCTCCGGCCCCGGATTCTCCCTCAAGCAGGAGAACATCGGCTACGCAACCATCGCCGAGATCCCCATCGTCATCGTGGACGTCATGCGTTCTGGTCCATCCACCGGGCTGCCCACCTCACCTTCACAGGGAGACGTCATGCAGGCCAAGTGGGGCACCCACGGGGATCATCCGGTCATCGCCATCTGCCCGGCTTCCGTGCAGGACACCTATAACCAGACCGTCAGAGCATTCAACCTTTCCGAGCGGTTCCGTACACCGGTCATCCTTCTAATGGATGAGATCGTAGGCCATATGCGGGAAGGCTGTGAACTTATCCCGACAGAGGAACTGGAGATCCACAACCGGGATACGCACATGATCAATTCTCAGCCTTATGCGTTCGGAGAGAACCAGTACGTGCCTCATGCCACCGCATTTGGCGAAGGCAACCTGTACAACATCACCGGGCTCTTCCATGACGAGACAGGCTTCCCCACCAACGACAACCAGAAGGCTGGAGAGCAGAACGCCCGTATCATGGAGAAGATCAAGGTCTACAAGTACAGCGGAATCCTGGATTTTGAGGAATACCAGATGGAGGATGCGGAGATCGGCATCGTCTGCTACGGCGGCACTACCCGCGCCGTCCTGGACGCGGTCGACGAACTGCGCGATATGGGCTATGCGGTCGGCATGTTCCGTCCGGTCACCCTGTGGCCTTTCCCGGAGCACGAGCTGGTAGAGCGCGCCAAGCAGCTGCGCCGCCTTCTGGTGGTGGAGCACAACTATGGACAGGTGCTGCTTACCGTAGAGGGAATCATCAAGGGCGACACTTCCGTAGAATTCGTGGGCAAGGTCAACGGTACTGCCATCAGCCCCAAGGAGATCATCCGCAAGGTAGAGGAAGGAGAGGAGTAA
- a CDS encoding 2-oxoacid:ferredoxin oxidoreductase subunit beta: MPSQLVQETMRTNRLPHIWCPGCGHGILMRDVCQAIKNCGLPQEKVAIVSGIGCSSRAAGYMNYNTLHTTHGRAIAFATGIKMAKPEMHVIVVTGDGDAAAIGGNHLIHACRRNIDITVVVFNNDIYGMTGGQYSPTTPTGEKGTTAPYGNIDGIFDIPKLAEAAGATFTGRGDCFHQPQMVKLIEQGIRHHGISIIDGVSICPTYYGRKNKKGGPVKMMHWQEEHMVDVKKAAKMSPEELQDKVIIGLLHQEEGRPEYCDEYQKIIQKAGGAE; encoded by the coding sequence ATGCCAAGTCAATTAGTACAGGAAACTATGCGTACCAACCGCCTTCCGCACATCTGGTGCCCGGGCTGCGGCCACGGCATCCTCATGAGAGATGTGTGCCAGGCCATCAAGAACTGCGGGCTCCCGCAGGAGAAGGTAGCCATCGTCAGCGGAATCGGCTGCTCCTCCCGCGCGGCAGGATACATGAACTATAACACACTGCATACCACCCACGGCCGTGCCATCGCCTTTGCCACCGGCATCAAGATGGCCAAGCCGGAGATGCACGTGATCGTCGTCACCGGCGACGGCGACGCTGCGGCGATCGGCGGCAATCACCTGATCCATGCCTGCCGCCGCAACATCGACATCACCGTAGTGGTCTTCAACAACGATATCTACGGCATGACCGGCGGACAGTATTCCCCCACCACTCCCACCGGGGAGAAGGGAACTACGGCTCCGTACGGTAACATCGACGGCATTTTCGATATTCCCAAGCTGGCGGAAGCCGCAGGCGCCACCTTCACCGGAAGAGGCGACTGTTTCCACCAGCCCCAGATGGTCAAACTCATCGAGCAGGGCATCCGGCATCACGGCATCTCCATCATCGACGGTGTCAGTATCTGCCCCACCTACTACGGACGTAAGAACAAGAAGGGTGGTCCGGTGAAGATGATGCACTGGCAGGAGGAACACATGGTGGACGTGAAGAAAGCTGCCAAGATGTCCCCGGAGGAACTCCAGGACAAGGTCATCATCGGCCTGCTCCATCAGGAGGAAGGACGCCCTGAGTACTGTGACGAGTATCAGAAGATCATCCAGAAGGCAGGAGGCGCAGAATGA
- a CDS encoding 2-oxoacid:acceptor oxidoreductase family protein, with protein MKKEQLRFTGSGGQGVIMATIIMAEAAFLDGKKVVQSQSYGPEARGGLCKAETIVDEKQINYSKIELPTLLLSLTQESFDKFRKKLAPAAVVIVDEEIEVPDIIYRKHEVLKLPILRSAVETIGVKMSANIISCGAVNEALSLATEKSLEEAVLNHVPKGTEDTNRKAMQLGAQLVREAREAAKTQ; from the coding sequence ATGAAAAAAGAACAACTGAGATTCACAGGTTCCGGTGGTCAGGGAGTGATCATGGCCACCATCATCATGGCGGAAGCCGCTTTCCTGGACGGAAAGAAAGTCGTCCAGTCCCAGTCCTACGGGCCGGAGGCTCGCGGAGGGCTTTGTAAGGCGGAGACTATCGTAGACGAGAAGCAGATCAACTACAGCAAGATCGAGCTGCCTACGCTGCTCCTCTCCCTGACCCAGGAGTCCTTCGACAAGTTCCGCAAGAAACTGGCCCCTGCCGCCGTGGTCATCGTAGACGAGGAGATCGAGGTTCCGGACATCATCTACCGGAAGCACGAGGTACTCAAACTCCCCATCCTGCGCAGCGCAGTAGAGACCATCGGCGTCAAGATGTCCGCCAACATCATTTCCTGCGGCGCAGTCAACGAGGCACTGAGCCTGGCCACCGAGAAGTCTCTGGAGGAGGCGGTCCTGAACCACGTTCCCAAGGGCACCGAGGACACCAATCGCAAGGCCATGCAGCTTGGCGCTCAGCTGGTTCGAGAGGCGCGGGAGGCGGCCAAGACCCAGTAG
- a CDS encoding EcsC family protein: MNYAEWNREWNRIKRRENEFLARGRVKKDSILNNLIESKVPPGLQDKLDAAFAKAFELVFEKGTGVIEKTYDREGIQRHFQNMTTNDRDNPFGSRRGLRYFAKRAGSSKKRNLMFSGASGIGLGFLGIGMPDIALFTGTMLKGLYEIALHFGYDYDSPEEKYFILKLIETSLSYGRELDDLNDHLNDWLDASQGGNSPALPEDYDQSQQIRLASAALSKELLYMKAIQMIPVAGAIGGAYDAIYMKKILRYAELKYHRRFLLDAHTGNPSDDPNSPDIA; encoded by the coding sequence ATGAATTACGCAGAATGGAACAGAGAATGGAATAGAATCAAGCGCCGGGAGAACGAGTTTCTGGCCAGGGGCAGAGTCAAGAAGGACTCCATCCTGAACAACCTGATCGAGTCCAAGGTCCCGCCGGGACTTCAGGACAAGCTTGACGCGGCCTTTGCCAAGGCGTTCGAGCTGGTGTTTGAGAAGGGAACCGGCGTCATCGAGAAGACCTACGATCGGGAAGGGATCCAGCGCCACTTCCAGAACATGACCACCAACGATAGGGACAACCCCTTCGGCAGTCGGCGAGGCCTTCGGTACTTCGCCAAGCGCGCCGGCAGCTCCAAGAAGAGAAATCTGATGTTCTCCGGCGCCTCCGGCATCGGCCTGGGTTTTCTGGGGATCGGCATGCCGGATATCGCCCTCTTCACAGGCACCATGCTGAAGGGCCTCTACGAGATCGCCCTTCACTTTGGATATGATTACGACTCTCCGGAGGAGAAGTATTTCATACTGAAACTGATCGAGACCTCTCTCTCCTACGGACGCGAACTGGACGATCTGAACGACCACCTGAATGACTGGCTAGATGCTTCCCAGGGCGGCAACTCACCGGCGCTGCCGGAAGACTATGACCAGAGCCAGCAGATCCGACTGGCCTCTGCTGCCCTTTCCAAGGAGCTTCTCTACATGAAAGCCATCCAGATGATCCCGGTTGCCGGGGCCATCGGCGGCGCCTACGATGCCATCTACATGAAGAAGATCCTACGCTACGCTGAACTGAAATACCACCGCCGCTTCCTGTTGGATGCGCACACCGGCAATCCATCCGATGACCCAAACAGCCCGGACATCGCGTAA
- a CDS encoding amidohydrolase family protein, translating to MQDLYYNATFYTMTTPPKASAVVIEDGRFLAVGNEGQLRADYPDAIEHDLNEGFVFPGFIDAYSAPGIDAYMRYCRQEQISEAEIKEWVTDAWDHLRDKGVSRLVLRDRNNTRPFRKNDPRDLATPESSFIYDMSYVTDFEEDLYEGYYDNIADSPLETHLLFDPAFDDADSNHAVIENLTLRAAEGLGLNEQLGTLAPGKLADMVVFEKNPYELSTDNFPWTHAMMVVCQGEVVYDAFDQAMNELFDMLTKQMF from the coding sequence ATGCAAGACCTTTACTATAATGCTACATTCTATACCATGACCACCCCGCCCAAGGCCAGCGCTGTCGTTATCGAGGATGGCCGATTTCTGGCGGTTGGAAACGAAGGACAGCTGCGGGCCGACTATCCGGATGCCATAGAACACGACCTGAACGAGGGCTTTGTGTTCCCTGGATTCATCGACGCCTACTCCGCGCCGGGCATTGACGCATATATGCGGTATTGCCGTCAGGAGCAGATCTCCGAGGCGGAAATCAAGGAATGGGTAACAGACGCCTGGGATCACCTGCGAGACAAGGGGGTCAGCCGTCTGGTCCTCCGTGACCGCAACAACACACGCCCCTTCCGCAAGAACGACCCGCGAGACCTTGCCACGCCTGAGTCATCGTTTATCTACGATATGAGTTATGTGACAGATTTCGAAGAAGACCTCTATGAGGGATATTACGATAACATCGCAGACAGCCCCCTGGAGACCCACCTGCTCTTCGATCCCGCCTTTGACGATGCGGACAGCAACCATGCGGTCATCGAGAACCTCACCCTGCGGGCGGCGGAAGGACTGGGACTTAACGAACAGTTGGGAACCCTTGCGCCGGGCAAACTGGCGGACATGGTGGTGTTCGAGAAAAACCCCTACGAACTGTCCACGGACAACTTCCCCTGGACTCACGCCATGATGGTGGTCTGTCAGGGAGAAGTAGTCTACGATGCCTTCGACCAGGCCATGAACGAGTTATTCGATATGCTGACTAAGCAGATGTTCTAG